From a single Granulicella aggregans genomic region:
- a CDS encoding gluconate 2-dehydrogenase subunit 3 family protein translates to MLRRDFVRTAVLAGVAPRAFFGQQAANPAPPPPAPVPWTLGLNPRTPLPVVEAGDAVATAEASFFSPVQMASLIRLCDLLLPPLAGKPGASDAGTPVFLDYLVGASPDARKKLYREGLDWLDAEARAKYRLPFAKLDSAQADTLIEPWLRAWMSDHPPTETHADFINIAHEDIRTATVNSKQWDDASVAAGQDWVTGGLYWSPIEPEIAYRHERPMHVTAAAKAAEGMPSYPR, encoded by the coding sequence GTGCTGCGCCGTGATTTCGTCCGAACTGCTGTCCTAGCGGGAGTTGCGCCAAGAGCGTTTTTTGGGCAGCAGGCAGCGAATCCTGCCCCGCCGCCTCCGGCACCTGTGCCTTGGACGCTCGGCCTGAATCCGCGGACACCGTTGCCGGTCGTCGAGGCAGGGGACGCAGTCGCGACGGCTGAAGCAAGCTTTTTCTCTCCCGTGCAAATGGCCAGTCTCATCCGGCTATGTGATCTGCTGCTGCCTCCGCTGGCAGGCAAGCCAGGCGCGTCCGATGCGGGAACGCCGGTCTTTCTGGACTACCTGGTCGGGGCTTCGCCAGACGCTCGCAAGAAGCTCTATCGCGAAGGTCTCGATTGGCTGGACGCAGAGGCGAGAGCGAAGTATCGGCTTCCGTTCGCAAAGCTGGATAGCGCACAGGCGGATACGCTGATCGAGCCGTGGTTGCGAGCGTGGATGTCTGACCATCCTCCAACCGAGACGCATGCCGACTTCATCAATATCGCGCACGAGGACATACGCACTGCGACGGTCAACTCCAAGCAATGGGACGACGCGAGTGTGGCTGCTGGACAGGATTGGGTAACAGGTGGCCTGTACTGGTCGCCCATTGAGCCGGAGATAGCTTATCGCCACGAAAGGCCCATGCATGTCACGGCGGCGGCAAAGGCTGCGGAAGGGATGCCCTCCTATCCGCGTTGA
- a CDS encoding DUF1501 domain-containing protein produces MPVNRRSFIRCASLAAAGSAAGMRPFGTLNALAQSAPDYKALVCVFLYGGNDANNTFVPFDTAGYNNYSSIRGPLAIAQNQLLQLGPLPNFALNPNLPDIATLFNNKNAAIVANVGTLVEPTTRAQFMANQSLPSNLFSHPDQQLEWQNAAASGATPTGWAGRIADTLAASYNSNATIPMITSVAGDTLFCNGQSSTPVSVSPGNVSGASCSEGTTECGAQLATAQALLTFDSGLSLIQADDSITTNAYKYAKILTAATQSVAPLQTAFPTNNGLAAQLQQIAQIIQVRSALGVNRQIFFAGIGNFDTHSDQLTLQNGLLAQISPALAAFYQATQELNVASNVTTFTMSDFSRTFQPNSNTGTDHAWGSHHIVLGGAVKGGQMYGTFPTLALAGPDDSGSNGRWVPTTGSAQYAATLAQWFGVSASQLPTIFPNIGSFATSNLGFI; encoded by the coding sequence ATGCCCGTCAATCGCCGTAGCTTCATACGATGTGCTTCACTTGCCGCTGCAGGCAGCGCGGCTGGAATGCGTCCCTTTGGCACGCTCAACGCGCTTGCTCAATCCGCTCCGGACTACAAGGCACTCGTTTGCGTCTTCCTCTATGGCGGCAACGATGCGAACAACACGTTCGTCCCCTTTGACACTGCCGGCTATAACAACTACTCCTCGATCCGTGGCCCGCTTGCCATCGCGCAGAACCAGCTTCTTCAGCTAGGCCCGCTCCCCAACTTCGCCCTCAACCCCAACCTCCCTGACATCGCAACACTCTTCAATAACAAGAACGCTGCGATCGTCGCCAACGTTGGCACACTGGTCGAGCCCACCACCCGGGCCCAGTTCATGGCCAATCAGTCGCTGCCCTCCAATCTCTTCTCGCATCCTGACCAGCAGCTGGAGTGGCAGAATGCGGCCGCCAGCGGAGCGACGCCAACCGGCTGGGCAGGACGCATCGCCGACACTCTCGCAGCCAGCTACAACTCCAACGCCACGATTCCGATGATCACCTCTGTCGCCGGGGATACCCTCTTCTGCAACGGTCAATCGTCCACTCCGGTTTCGGTAAGCCCGGGTAATGTCAGCGGCGCGAGCTGCTCCGAGGGGACCACCGAGTGCGGCGCTCAGCTAGCGACCGCCCAGGCACTGCTTACCTTCGACTCCGGGCTCAGCCTCATCCAGGCGGACGACTCGATCACGACGAACGCCTACAAATACGCGAAGATTCTGACCGCTGCCACTCAGTCCGTCGCACCGTTGCAGACCGCCTTCCCAACGAACAACGGCCTCGCCGCACAGCTTCAACAGATCGCTCAGATTATTCAGGTCCGATCGGCCCTTGGGGTGAACCGCCAGATATTCTTTGCCGGTATCGGCAACTTCGACACCCACTCTGACCAGCTCACCCTGCAGAACGGCTTGCTTGCCCAGATCAGCCCTGCCCTCGCCGCCTTCTACCAGGCGACACAGGAGTTGAACGTCGCCTCCAACGTCACCACGTTCACGATGTCCGACTTCAGCCGCACCTTCCAGCCGAACTCCAACACCGGCACAGACCACGCCTGGGGCTCTCACCACATCGTCCTTGGCGGCGCTGTCAAAGGTGGTCAGATGTATGGAACGTTCCCGACCCTCGCCCTCGCGGGTCCTGACGATTCAGGCTCCAACGGCCGCTGGGTGCCGACCACCGGTTCCGCCCAGTATGCCGCCACTCTCGCACAATGGTTTGGCGTCAGCGCCTCACAGTTGCCTACCATCTTCCCTAACATCGGTAGCTTCGCCACGAGCAATCTCGGCTTTATCTAA
- a CDS encoding DUF1800 domain-containing protein: MATHVEHPPCTRKHRYVFAATAFLAFQVAGCSGGGNTTTSPPSTPPQPVITVTVTGGSQVRLGSTVQLSATVANTSNTTVTWEVNGVAAGSAATGTISSTGLYTPPSKVPSPNTVIITAVSQANTAVSGSLAEAVLNPIPVLNSATVTGVSPNYTLTVIGTDFVSGAQVELQGNLLPTTFVSATQLTATASVTLPAGATTLPVTVVNPDPGSVSSNSFNAQFTQATATAAARLLDQATFGPTTADIQNVENIGLAAYLNQQFQTPPTTLALISNPPPTACTKTTVPCLQSEWWQATLTAPDQLRQRVAFALSEMFVISTDTDNARAVVAFQNTLANDAFTNFSTIMNDVTLSPGMGAYLNMLNSNKPGTVNGVTQIANENYARELMQLFTLGLNLLNTDGTPQLDGSGNPIPTYTQAQVQAFARAYTGWTYATSTGGSPTKFPNGAANYIMPMAAVESAHDTGAKILLDGATLPTGQTAQQDLDGALKNIFNHPNVGPFVCRQLIQHLVASNPSPAYVARVAAVFANNGNGVRGDMQAVITAILMDQEARAGDTDPTVEGGHLREPVLWLTDLLRGLGFTNNDTVAGNDVVANASFSTLGNYTFTLGQKPYASASVFNFFPPEYVVPGTTTNAPEFGLENTASAILRLSLANSVVYNRISGFNVDLSATSPLGVIASNPGNLVDTLGTLFLHSQMSSDMRSAIVNNITPLTDMGERVRVATYLVVTSTQYKIEH; this comes from the coding sequence ATGGCCACTCACGTGGAGCACCCCCCGTGCACCCGGAAGCATCGTTACGTCTTCGCTGCCACGGCCTTTCTGGCCTTTCAGGTCGCCGGCTGTTCCGGGGGCGGCAACACGACTACAAGTCCGCCTTCTACTCCGCCACAGCCTGTCATCACGGTCACGGTTACCGGAGGCTCGCAGGTTCGCCTCGGCTCTACTGTGCAGCTATCGGCGACAGTCGCGAACACTTCGAATACCACCGTCACCTGGGAGGTGAACGGAGTCGCTGCAGGGTCCGCTGCCACGGGGACGATCTCCTCCACTGGCCTCTACACTCCTCCCAGCAAAGTGCCCTCACCCAACACTGTGATCATTACGGCAGTCAGCCAAGCCAACACCGCTGTATCGGGCTCACTGGCGGAAGCCGTTCTCAATCCCATTCCGGTCCTGAACTCCGCTACCGTCACAGGCGTCTCTCCGAACTACACTCTCACCGTTATCGGGACGGATTTTGTCAGCGGAGCGCAAGTCGAGCTTCAGGGCAACCTGCTTCCCACTACCTTCGTCTCTGCGACTCAACTCACAGCTACCGCCAGCGTGACACTTCCAGCAGGTGCCACGACGTTGCCGGTGACCGTCGTGAATCCGGATCCGGGCAGCGTGTCGTCGAACTCTTTCAATGCGCAGTTCACCCAGGCAACAGCGACGGCAGCCGCCAGATTGCTTGACCAGGCGACCTTCGGCCCCACTACCGCCGACATCCAGAACGTCGAGAACATCGGTCTAGCTGCGTACCTCAATCAGCAGTTTCAGACACCGCCGACGACCCTCGCCCTCATCTCCAACCCGCCGCCTACGGCCTGCACCAAGACAACGGTCCCGTGCCTTCAGTCGGAGTGGTGGCAAGCCACCCTCACAGCTCCCGACCAACTCCGTCAGCGCGTGGCCTTCGCCCTTTCCGAGATGTTTGTCATCTCCACCGACACCGATAATGCCCGGGCTGTTGTGGCCTTCCAGAACACCCTTGCGAATGACGCCTTCACCAACTTCTCCACCATCATGAACGACGTCACCCTCTCCCCTGGCATGGGTGCCTATCTGAACATGCTCAACAGCAACAAGCCCGGTACGGTCAATGGCGTCACGCAGATCGCCAACGAGAACTATGCCCGCGAATTGATGCAGCTCTTTACCCTGGGCCTGAACCTTCTCAATACCGACGGCACTCCTCAACTCGACGGCAGCGGCAACCCGATTCCTACATACACGCAAGCCCAGGTGCAGGCCTTCGCCCGCGCCTACACCGGCTGGACCTATGCCACGTCTACGGGGGGGAGCCCAACCAAATTCCCCAATGGCGCTGCAAACTACATCATGCCCATGGCAGCGGTCGAAAGCGCCCATGATACGGGCGCGAAGATCCTCCTGGATGGCGCGACTCTTCCCACCGGCCAGACAGCTCAACAAGACCTCGACGGGGCGCTTAAAAATATCTTCAATCACCCGAACGTCGGCCCTTTCGTCTGCCGTCAGCTCATCCAACACCTCGTCGCCTCGAATCCGAGTCCTGCCTACGTCGCCCGTGTCGCTGCTGTCTTCGCCAACAACGGCAATGGCGTTCGCGGCGACATGCAGGCCGTCATTACCGCCATCTTGATGGATCAGGAGGCGCGCGCCGGAGACACCGATCCCACCGTCGAGGGCGGTCATCTTCGCGAACCCGTCTTATGGCTGACTGATCTTCTTCGCGGCCTGGGCTTCACCAACAACGACACGGTTGCAGGCAATGACGTCGTTGCCAACGCTTCCTTCAGCACCCTCGGCAACTACACTTTCACTCTGGGCCAGAAGCCCTATGCCTCCGCCAGCGTCTTCAACTTCTTCCCGCCTGAATATGTCGTCCCCGGTACCACGACGAACGCGCCTGAGTTCGGCCTGGAGAATACCGCCTCAGCCATCCTCCGACTCTCCCTTGCGAACAGCGTCGTCTACAACCGCATCAGCGGGTTCAACGTGGACCTATCCGCTACAAGCCCCCTTGGCGTGATCGCTTCCAATCCTGGCAACCTTGTCGACACACTGGGCACGCTCTTCCTTCACTCTCAGATGTCCTCCGACATGCGCTCGGCCATCGTCAACAACATCACCCCACTGACCGACATGGGCGAACGCGTTCGAGTCGCGACGTATCTCGTCGTTACTTCGACCCAGTACAAGATCGAGCACTAG